From one Prochlorococcus marinus CUG1433 genomic stretch:
- a CDS encoding iron-containing alcohol dehydrogenase: MQLISPEIIFRGNEAWEKSLSQITRFTKSPLILGRSINTHNLRNKIFRDLKNQKLNVSSANLQFDCCYEDISRVKSIILENNHDSVIAAGGGKVLDTGKFVADCLNIPCITVPLSASTCAGWTALSNIYTENGKFVKDVMLGSCPKVLVYDLNFIQTAPSRTLASGIADALAKWYESSITSSTIDDGLVQQAIQISRVLRDQLLIDGGKAFKGEFENNSSWRNTVEACGLTAGLIGGIGGQKCRTAAAHAIHNAITQIITPNKFLHGEIVGVGLLLQLRLEEMKNNNKLADQSINQLLKLMKELNLPTSIAQLGINVFENQNLFKIAEFTCRDESEIHFLPFDITKQDIVELIANFEQQKIKI; this comes from the coding sequence ATGCAGTTAATATCTCCAGAAATTATTTTTAGGGGGAATGAAGCTTGGGAAAAATCTTTATCGCAGATTACTAGGTTCACAAAAAGTCCATTAATCTTAGGTAGAAGTATCAATACACATAATCTGAGAAATAAAATTTTTAGAGATCTGAAAAATCAAAAATTAAATGTTAGTTCTGCTAATTTACAATTTGATTGTTGTTATGAAGATATCTCTAGAGTTAAAAGTATCATTTTAGAGAATAATCATGATTCAGTTATTGCTGCAGGTGGAGGCAAAGTTCTTGATACTGGCAAATTTGTAGCAGATTGTCTAAATATTCCTTGTATTACTGTGCCTCTTAGCGCCTCTACCTGCGCAGGTTGGACAGCTTTATCTAATATTTACACTGAAAATGGCAAATTCGTTAAGGATGTTATGTTGGGTTCTTGTCCAAAAGTATTAGTCTACGATCTCAATTTTATTCAAACAGCTCCATCTAGAACTCTTGCAAGTGGAATAGCAGATGCTTTGGCAAAATGGTACGAATCCTCAATAACAAGTTCTACAATAGATGATGGTCTTGTTCAGCAAGCGATCCAGATATCGAGAGTATTGAGAGATCAATTATTGATAGATGGAGGGAAAGCATTTAAGGGTGAATTTGAGAATAATTCTTCTTGGAGAAATACTGTAGAAGCATGTGGACTTACAGCAGGATTAATAGGAGGTATTGGAGGACAAAAGTGTAGAACGGCTGCGGCACATGCTATCCATAATGCAATCACTCAGATAATCACCCCAAATAAGTTTCTTCATGGTGAGATTGTTGGAGTTGGTTTGCTATTGCAATTAAGACTTGAAGAAATGAAAAATAATAATAAACTAGCAGATCAATCAATTAATCAATTGTTGAAATTAATGAAAGAATTGAATTTGCCAACCTCCATTGCTCAATTAGGTATAAATGTATTTGAAAATCAAAATTTATTTAAAATTGCAGAGTTTACTTGTAGAGATGAATCTGAGATTCACTTCTTACCTTTTGATATTACTAAACAAGATATCGTTGAACTTATTGCGAATTTCGAACAACAAAAAATTAAAATTTAA
- a CDS encoding alpha/beta hydrolase, producing the protein MSKTHFEKLCNLNIKFFENAKNSLLDPSGVYLANDVKWIKLNQKWNSLKFPVVIGGKGQPILLLHGFDSSFLEFRRIYQSLKRNFKVIIPDLLGFGFSPRCATNEYTPSKIISYLSDILETLRITKNLKIIGASMGGSTALKLSFEIPYSIDKIILLSPAGLFGEPKSIPFPLNQIGASFLGLQQVRKSLCRQAFAFPDECVGEMEEQIASLHLGCNGWRSSLASFAKSGGFAGTQKYIQNIPIKAVCGENDRILGKKEIKNIRKIDKLNFIGLQNCGHLPHVDLPSLSSKIIQDYFLE; encoded by the coding sequence TTGTCTAAAACTCATTTCGAAAAACTTTGTAATTTAAATATTAAATTTTTTGAGAATGCCAAAAATTCACTCTTGGACCCATCAGGTGTTTATTTAGCAAATGATGTTAAGTGGATAAAGCTCAATCAAAAATGGAACTCTTTGAAATTTCCAGTTGTTATTGGAGGAAAAGGTCAACCTATCCTTCTTTTGCATGGCTTTGATAGTAGTTTTTTAGAGTTCAGAAGAATATATCAATCGTTAAAAAGAAATTTTAAAGTAATTATTCCAGACCTTTTAGGTTTTGGTTTTAGTCCAAGGTGCGCGACTAATGAATACACCCCCTCGAAAATAATTTCTTATTTAAGTGATATTCTTGAGACCTTGCGAATAACAAAAAATCTAAAAATTATTGGTGCATCTATGGGAGGCTCAACAGCTTTAAAACTTTCTTTTGAGATCCCTTACTCTATTGATAAAATTATACTTTTATCTCCCGCTGGATTGTTTGGAGAACCTAAGAGTATACCTTTCCCTCTTAACCAAATAGGGGCATCATTTCTAGGATTGCAGCAAGTCAGAAAAAGTCTTTGTAGGCAAGCATTTGCCTTCCCAGATGAATGCGTCGGGGAAATGGAAGAGCAAATTGCTTCACTTCATTTAGGTTGCAATGGATGGAGGAGTTCACTTGCATCATTTGCAAAAAGTGGAGGGTTTGCAGGAACACAGAAATATATTCAAAATATCCCAATCAAAGCAGTATGTGGAGAAAATGATCGCATTCTTGGAAAAAAAGAGATTAAAAACATAAGAAAAATTGATAAATTAAATTTTATAGGGTTGCAAAATTGTGGTCATCTACCTCATGTCGATTTACCATCATTGTCTAGCAAAATTATTCAAGATTATTTTTTGGAATAA
- a CDS encoding phosphatidate cytidylyltransferase, with product MRLRSGLLIGIFGLIVVLLGGWFFTLATALLTYLALLEFFRMAEFKGIKPATKTTLFSSFIIIISTYLEAKGLIEGEISNSILPICSVIICTWLLLQPKPGTISDIAASIFGLFYLGFLPSYWIKLRELESVIITSNQGFISFESLSNTSGLHLTLTSCFLIVASDIGSYFVGKSFGKKPLSPISPSKTIEGLIGGISCSILLAIFFAFLLNWENPLVVGILYGILISLMALVGDLIESMMKRDAKIKDSGTFLPGHGGILDRIDSYIFTPSVLYYIFIILKYLN from the coding sequence ATGAGATTGAGAAGCGGATTACTTATAGGAATATTTGGTTTAATTGTTGTTTTGTTAGGGGGATGGTTTTTTACATTAGCAACAGCATTACTTACTTATTTAGCATTATTAGAATTTTTTAGGATGGCTGAATTTAAAGGAATAAAACCAGCTACTAAAACCACATTATTTTCATCTTTCATTATTATAATTTCTACTTATCTTGAGGCCAAAGGGTTGATTGAAGGAGAAATATCTAATTCAATTTTACCTATCTGTTCAGTCATAATATGCACATGGTTACTATTGCAACCAAAGCCTGGAACAATTTCCGATATTGCAGCTTCAATTTTTGGTTTATTCTATTTAGGTTTTTTGCCTAGTTACTGGATTAAGTTAAGGGAATTAGAGTCAGTGATAATAACTTCAAATCAAGGCTTTATTTCATTTGAAAGCTTGTCCAATACTTCAGGTCTTCATTTAACATTAACCTCTTGTTTCTTAATTGTAGCTAGTGATATTGGTTCTTATTTCGTTGGGAAGTCATTTGGTAAAAAACCTCTTTCTCCAATATCTCCGAGCAAAACAATAGAAGGTTTAATTGGGGGAATATCCTGTTCAATTTTATTAGCGATATTTTTCGCATTTTTACTTAATTGGGAAAATCCACTAGTAGTTGGAATTTTATATGGAATTTTAATTTCCCTTATGGCTTTAGTAGGGGATTTAATTGAATCTATGATGAAGAGAGATGCAAAAATAAAAGATTCGGGAACTTTTTTACCAGGGCATGGAGGCATCCTTGACAGAATTGACAGCTACATTTTTACTCCATCTGTTTTGTATTACATTTTCATAATCCTAAAGTATCTAAATTAA
- a CDS encoding aminotransferase class I/II-fold pyridoxal phosphate-dependent enzyme gives MSISSFLTKKFSKSLFFPSHNRGAALPKKLVKLLKNKPGYWDLPELPEIGSPLSQNGLIAKAQREFSAKFRAKRCFFGVNGASGLIQSAVIAMANSGETILMPRNVHISVIKICAMQNIQPMFFDLDFSSENGHYKPITKNWLKNVFKKINFSEKNIVGVILVSPSYHGYAGDLGPLIDLCHQKNLPVLVDEAHGSHFLFCENLNLPKSALVSNADLVVHSLHKSLNGLTQTAALWYKGNLVNEQNLIKSINLLQTTSPSSLLLSSCEESIKDWLNKKSLSKYQKRISEAKSIYKKLIQKNIPLIETQDPLKIVLNTSKVGIDGFTADKFFYKNGLIAELPEMMTLTFCLGFANQKDFLNLFLKLWNKLLLNSKKSDTLKVLKSPFNLVEAPEIQIGVAWQSETRSIPFSQSLNKISGDIICPYPPGIPLIVPGEKIDLDKFNWINNQSLFNKDLLNFNIRVIKT, from the coding sequence ATGAGCATTTCTTCTTTTCTAACTAAAAAGTTTTCAAAGTCGCTTTTCTTTCCCTCTCATAATAGGGGGGCAGCTTTACCCAAAAAATTAGTGAAATTATTAAAAAACAAACCTGGGTATTGGGACTTACCGGAACTACCAGAAATAGGTTCACCTCTATCCCAGAACGGATTAATTGCCAAAGCCCAAAGAGAATTCTCTGCGAAATTTAGGGCGAAAAGATGTTTTTTTGGAGTTAATGGAGCCTCTGGATTAATACAATCAGCTGTGATTGCAATGGCAAATTCTGGCGAGACTATACTGATGCCTAGAAATGTCCACATAAGTGTTATAAAAATATGTGCGATGCAGAACATACAACCAATGTTCTTTGACCTAGATTTTTCATCAGAAAACGGTCATTACAAACCAATCACAAAAAACTGGTTGAAAAATGTATTTAAAAAAATTAATTTTAGTGAAAAAAATATTGTAGGTGTAATTCTTGTAAGTCCCTCTTATCATGGTTACGCGGGAGATTTAGGGCCTTTAATAGATCTTTGTCATCAAAAAAATTTACCGGTTTTAGTTGATGAAGCTCATGGCTCTCATTTTCTTTTTTGTGAAAACCTTAACCTACCAAAATCCGCTTTAGTTTCAAACGCTGATTTAGTCGTTCACTCATTACATAAGTCTCTAAATGGTTTAACTCAAACTGCTGCACTCTGGTACAAAGGGAATCTAGTAAATGAGCAAAATTTAATCAAAAGTATTAATTTGTTGCAAACTACTAGTCCAAGTTCATTATTACTTTCTTCTTGTGAAGAGTCTATTAAAGACTGGCTTAATAAAAAAAGTTTATCAAAATATCAAAAAAGAATTTCAGAGGCAAAAAGTATCTACAAAAAATTAATCCAAAAGAATATTCCTCTCATAGAAACCCAAGATCCCTTAAAAATAGTATTGAATACGTCCAAGGTTGGAATTGATGGTTTCACTGCTGATAAATTTTTTTATAAAAATGGTCTTATTGCTGAATTACCAGAAATGATGACTCTAACCTTTTGCTTAGGGTTTGCGAATCAAAAAGATTTTCTTAATTTATTTTTAAAGTTGTGGAATAAATTACTATTAAATTCAAAAAAATCAGACACTCTTAAAGTATTAAAATCTCCATTTAACTTAGTTGAAGCTCCCGAAATTCAAATTGGAGTTGCTTGGCAAAGTGAGACTCGGAGTATTCCTTTTTCACAATCATTAAATAAAATATCCGGAGATATTATTTGCCCTTATCCTCCTGGAATACCTCTAATAGTTCCTGGAGAAAAAATTGATCTCGATAAATTTAATTGGATAAATAATCAAAGTTTATTCAACAAAGATCTGTTAAATTTTAATATAAGAGTGATAAAAACATAG
- a CDS encoding AarF/ABC1/UbiB kinase family protein gives MTRSYSQYSAKNNLIWLILRPWIFIPRVLYILLTFIFLFLRILFQGNSKNKNVQKNLSKYLFDVITDLGPCFIKLGQALSTRPDLVRQDWLTELTNLQDNLPAFDHKVALKIIEEELGAPPNELFDDFPESPIASASLGQVYKTKTKNNNYVAVKVQRPNLHFLIRRDVVILRFLSTFLSPFLPLNIGVGIGEIIDEFGKALFDEIDYEKEGENALKFANLFKDNPNIFIPKFEKQFSSKRIITTSWIDGFKLRDRTLLEENNLIPSSFIKTCVISGLQQLFEYGYFHADPHPGNMFALKGGNADYGNLAYVDFGMMDTITNTDRITLIKAIVHIINDEYYLLAKDFQKLGFLTKEQDLQKLVEPLKEVLGGSFGAEVGNFNLKNVTDKFSKLMYSYPFRVPSRFALIIRAVVSQEGLALRLDPEFKILKIAYPYIAKKLLTDNSEEILEILLEVVFDKKGRIQLEKVESLLNILFKDSENINSDLIPVANAGLKLIVSNKGSEVRKNLLLSLIKDDKLELTDAKKLLSLIRDTFSPLNIAKSAVQNIISPA, from the coding sequence ATGACAAGGTCTTATTCGCAATACTCAGCAAAAAATAACTTAATTTGGTTGATTTTGAGACCATGGATTTTTATCCCAAGAGTTTTATATATCCTTTTAACTTTTATTTTTCTTTTTTTAAGAATACTTTTTCAAGGTAACAGTAAAAACAAAAATGTACAAAAAAATCTCTCAAAATATCTTTTTGATGTAATAACAGATTTAGGACCTTGTTTTATAAAATTGGGGCAGGCACTCTCAACTAGACCGGATCTTGTTAGACAAGATTGGCTTACAGAACTTACAAACTTACAGGATAATCTCCCAGCCTTTGATCATAAAGTTGCTTTAAAAATTATTGAAGAGGAACTTGGAGCGCCACCTAATGAATTGTTTGATGATTTCCCAGAGAGTCCTATTGCTTCTGCAAGCTTAGGTCAGGTTTATAAAACAAAAACAAAAAACAATAATTATGTAGCTGTAAAAGTACAAAGACCAAATTTACACTTTCTCATAAGAAGGGATGTTGTGATATTAAGGTTTTTATCAACTTTTTTATCACCATTTCTACCATTAAATATTGGTGTGGGAATTGGAGAAATAATAGATGAATTTGGCAAGGCACTTTTTGATGAAATTGACTATGAAAAAGAGGGTGAAAATGCTTTAAAGTTTGCAAATTTATTCAAAGACAACCCAAATATTTTTATCCCTAAATTTGAAAAGCAATTTTCATCAAAGAGAATTATTACAACCTCTTGGATTGATGGATTCAAGTTAAGAGATAGGACTTTATTGGAGGAAAATAACTTAATACCTTCCTCTTTTATAAAAACTTGTGTAATCAGTGGTCTTCAGCAATTGTTTGAATATGGATATTTTCATGCCGACCCACATCCTGGGAACATGTTTGCTCTTAAAGGCGGAAATGCTGATTATGGAAATTTAGCTTATGTAGATTTCGGAATGATGGATACAATTACAAATACTGATAGAATTACTCTAATTAAGGCGATTGTTCACATAATAAATGATGAATATTATCTTCTCGCAAAAGATTTTCAAAAATTAGGTTTTTTAACCAAAGAACAAGATCTTCAAAAACTTGTTGAACCATTAAAAGAAGTTTTAGGGGGATCATTTGGTGCTGAAGTTGGAAATTTTAATCTTAAAAATGTGACTGATAAATTCTCAAAACTAATGTATTCATATCCATTTAGAGTGCCAAGTAGGTTTGCATTAATTATAAGAGCAGTTGTGAGTCAGGAGGGTTTAGCACTCAGACTAGATCCTGAATTTAAAATTTTAAAAATTGCATATCCTTATATAGCTAAAAAATTACTTACCGATAATTCTGAGGAGATTTTAGAAATTCTTTTGGAAGTTGTTTTTGATAAAAAAGGTAGAATTCAATTAGAAAAGGTAGAAAGTTTATTAAATATATTGTTTAAAGATTCTGAAAATATTAATTCAGACCTCATACCGGTTGCGAATGCAGGATTAAAGTTAATTGTGAGTAATAAAGGATCAGAAGTTAGGAAGAATCTTCTTTTAAGCCTCATAAAAGATGACAAACTAGAGTTAACTGATGCAAAAAAACTTTTAAGTTTAATTAGAGATACATTTAGCCCTTTGAATATTGCGAAAAGTGCAGTTCAGAATATTATTTCTCCAGCTTAG
- a CDS encoding helix-turn-helix domain-containing protein codes for MNIFKNLFTLKKKAVLDKEVNHGFVDQYGEIARLVKEARIKKNLTIQELSGISKIPEQTIISIEKNNNKTRPKYPFIRSILIKLEECLGLKKSTLEKLANREGETSRKENNDFIVNKFDLINTWQGTLLYFFILVLTVFILKRYFILNVNVIEIQNIENKIMDK; via the coding sequence ATGAATATTTTTAAAAATCTTTTTACGTTAAAAAAAAAAGCTGTCCTTGATAAGGAAGTAAATCATGGATTTGTTGATCAGTATGGAGAAATTGCAAGGTTAGTAAAAGAAGCGAGAATCAAAAAAAATTTAACAATTCAAGAATTGTCAGGTATTTCAAAAATTCCTGAACAAACAATAATTTCTATTGAAAAAAATAACAATAAAACTAGACCAAAGTATCCATTTATAAGATCAATATTAATTAAATTAGAAGAATGCTTAGGATTAAAAAAAAGCACATTAGAAAAATTAGCAAATAGAGAAGGAGAAACTTCTAGGAAAGAAAACAATGATTTTATTGTCAACAAATTCGATCTTATAAATACTTGGCAGGGAACCCTTTTGTATTTTTTTATATTAGTTTTAACTGTGTTTATATTGAAGAGATATTTTATTTTGAATGTAAATGTTATAGAGATTCAAAATATTGAAAACAAAATCATGGATAAATAA